GGCCAGGGGCCGGTGCGGGGACGGCGGATGCCTCGACGGTCTGGCCCGCGGCGGTGACGGATGTGTGGCTGGCACCCGATTCGCGCCAGTCTCCGCCGGCCGCGAACAAGTGGCTCGGCTCGCTGGTGACGGACGGGAAGGACGCGACCGGAACGTTGTATCGCCGGAATCGGTATTATGATCCGGTCAGTGGGCGATTCACGCAGGAAGACCCGATCGGGGTCGCGGGCGGGATGAACCTGTATGGTTACGCCGCCGGCGATCCAATCAATGGCGCAGATCCATTCGGACTTGCAACGGACTCAACGAAGAAAGGAACCGCCGTTACTGACCCCAACCAAGCTGAGTCGACGCCTGCTTCGACGGTCGTGTCGATCGCGAGGCTTGGCAATGTGCCGGGTGGCACGAGCGGGTACTTCAACAACATGAAGGTGGAAGCGCTTGACGCGGGTGTTGATCTGTTCCTCGCAGCGAACGCCGCAGGCGACGTGATTGTGTCGGGAAGAGGGCGAGTGCGCATTCACATGAATGGTGTCCCGGATCCCATACTCACGCGCGCCGCTGCCAATCTGACAACGGGCGACTTCGAGCTGTCCGGACGCCTCAACTTCTTCCTGCCGCTGTCCGTCAACGTGAAAGGCAACTTCAAGCAACCACCCGCGCCGGTGCCAGCGCCGCCACCGGCGCAGGCGGGGCCGCCTAAGTGCATGCGGGCGATTGGCTGCCGCTACTAGCCATGCGTCGACATTCGCACGGTCGTGGAACGCGCATCTTCAGGGTCACTGGAATGGTCGGCGCAGCGTTCCTCACGCTGCTGGTCGTGTACGTGCAATGGGCCCGGGCGAGAGTGGAGCAGGCCTTGGGAGCACTTGGCCAGGGTACCCCGCACATTGACGGACGCGCGCTTCCGGCGTCCGCCGGCTCCATCGTGATCTACCAGCGCGACACGATCGCGTCGATTCGCCAGATTGCGGGGGTCAGATCCGAGGGGCCCGCACCGGATTCGATGATGCTGTTCTTCGCGACATTCCACAGTCTCCATGGCCGCGAGATCCTGCGGGCGGAGTCCACGCTCGTGGCGACCGCGTACCATGACGCCTTCTGGGCGGGGCGGACCGTCTTGCGGCTTCATCGCGACTCGACTGTGGCCGGTCGGGACGTTCCGGGGCGCTTGTTCATCGACAGTCCGAGGGTTGTCATTCCAGTCGTTGCAATACGGATGCTCGAATCGAAGCAACAGGCGCCTGAGTGACCCTCGAAGAGACCTTTCGTCGGAGCCGATCGTTGTGGGAGGACGGAGCGACGGAGACGGTGATGTCCCGCCTTTGGCAGCACGAGCCACCGACGGGAGACGTGAGGCGCGAACGCCCCCTCCGGTCGGTTCGCATGCCATGCTCGAGGCCCAGTCGGAGGGAAGCCGCGGTGTCGGCGGACTCGCGGTCGGGCAACGCCTCGACGCCCCGCTCGGTCAACAGGCTGAAGGCGAGCAGGTCGGGCACATCAATCACCCGCACTTGACCCCTCGCACGCGCGGACGGCCCCCGGACCACCCCGGGTTCATGATGATCCGACTCATCAACTCGACGGTGCCCCCCATCGGGCCCTGGGAGCACAGGAACTCGACTCGCAAAGGTCCGGTCGCGCGCCGCTTGCAGCATTGTACCAGCCGCCGCGTCTTCCGCGCGCCCGGATAGCAAAGGTCAGTCGGCCACTCGCCGACGAGGTCCGTGAGGACCACGCCCTCGCGCACCGGCGGAGGCAGTCTCCAAGCCCCACCGAGCACGGATGGTCGACAGTGTGGTGATGGCGCATCTCGCCCCTCCCAAGCTCTGAGTCGGTCGGCAGGCGACTGGCGGGGAGCGGTCCGAGGGCGTCAATTCTCACGCAGGAAGACCCGATCGGGATCGCGGGAGGACTCAATCTCTACGGATATGCCCTCGGAGATCCCGTCAACGACAGCGATCCGTTTGGCCTCACCGTCTGCTTCAAAGGCGCTGGGGCGGGTCGAAATCTGCGCCATCTGGAGCAAGCGATCGATGCCGATATCGATGCCGGTGAGGGCTGTGTAACTCAAAGGTCGCAGGTGCGCCCGCGTGGGCGCGATATCTCGCCCCTCGCGAGGATGTTCCTCTCTCTGGTGGAATCGGGCGAGGAGTACGCGGTGCAGGACGGCCGGACCCCCTTCCGGTGCTCGGCGAGCCCGTCGGCACGCAGCGGTCCGGGGTCGGGGTACTGCGAGCAGACGGTCTATGTGGACGCGAGCGACTTCGCGCGTGTGTGGAGAGCCGATGGCTTCGGGTGCAACTACTGGGGACGACGCATACGGATGAACCGCCAGCACGTGATCGTGCATGAACTCCTGGGGCACGGTCTTGGCGGCAGCGGCGTCGCGGCACTGTCAGTCGAGAACACGTTCAGGAAGTCGCAGGGCGGAGCACCTCGCTGCGCCGACGGCGCTCATCGGTAACCCCCCCCCCACGTGCTCAGTGAGCCAATGCGAAGAGTCCTCGCGAGTCTATCATCGCAAGTCGTCATCGGCACGCTTGCCTTCGGTGATCCTCGGTCCTGGACCGTTCCCGTACTCCTGATCTCGCTCGTGGTTGCCAGCCTCGCGAGCGCGCTCACTGCGCGCTGGGCGCTGAACGCTCCGCGGCGGTGGTGCGCGTTCGGGCTTGCGTCGTGGCTGGCCCTGTCGCTGAGCGCGTGGTACGACATCGCGATCGGCGTCGGCGCCACGACCCTCGTCATCGAGGGCTACCGCGCCGGACTGTGGGCATGGCTGTTCGGAGGCGCGATCCCGACGATGTTGATCACACGGGGACCGCACCGCGTGCCGGTGGCGGCGGCGCTGGCGCTCGCGACGCTGCTGGCGCTGATCGCTGGATCGGTGGTCGGTTTCTCGGGCTATCGTGCAGACCTCACGGTTCTCGTCGCGCGCGCGTCCTCCGCGGCTCCCGCGGCGTTCGTGCTGATACCGCTTGGAGCATCGGTCCTGCTTCTCAGCGGCCATCAGAAGCGCAGTCGCGCGACAGAGTGATCCGCGCCGGAACCACCGGAGACGCGATCGCGCTGCGCCGCTCCGCAGATGGCCCCACCTCTCTCGGCGTACCGGGGACGCCCAGAGCGGTCGGCCCGCGACCCCCTCGCCGCGATCAGGCGCATCACGCCCGGCCCAGGTCGCTCCCCCCACGCACCGCTCCCCGGCTACATTCCGGGTCGAGCCGGACCTCCCCTCGGTCCGCCTCATTGACCCGGTAGCTCAGTTGGTAGAGCAACGGACTTTTAATCCGTAGGTCCCGGGTTCGAGACCCGGCCGGGTCATTCTCCCGCGGCGTGCGCCCGCCTCAGCGCACGACCTCAGACTCCAGCGGCGCCGGGTTGTCCGGGCGGGGCGCCGCGTGGGCGAGCCAGAGGAGGAGGGCGGCGCCAACGACGATGACGACGCCCACGACCGCGAGCACTCGGACCAACAGCGGGACCTGCGGCATCAGGCGGGGCTCCACGAAGAAGGAGTCGGAGACGGGGCGCGCGAGTTGGCCGCACGCGAGGCACTGCCTCCGGAAGGTCGCGGGGTGCTCTGACAACCTCCCGACGACCGCCGTCGCGGACGCCCTTGCCCGTGGATGACCGGGCCGCCTATCCTCCTCTCGTGCCCCTCGTTCCCTCGCTCCGCCGCAGCGTCGCCGCCCTGCTCGCCGTCGTCGCGCTCCTCAGCGCCACGGCGCGGCCGGTGCTCGCATGCGAGATGGGGCGGGCCGAGCATGCGACGGCGCATCCGGCCGAGCACGCGACCGATCACACGGCCGAGCACCCGGCGGAGCACGCGCCGACGCATGCGCCCGACGCACCGCAGCCCGTCGGCTGCGACCACCTCGTCGGCTGCACGGCAATGGTCGTCGCCGCCGCACCGACGATC
The DNA window shown above is from Gemmatimonadota bacterium and carries:
- a CDS encoding RHS repeat-associated core domain-containing protein, with product MVGGWQQTDGNVGESIPTSEWYGTVRYTQTGAIDAPVLLWRKAGSENFRARVLHRNWRGNIAGATFGPGAGAGTADASTVWPAAVTDVWLAPDSRQSPPAANKWLGSLVTDGKDATGTLYRRNRYYDPVSGRFTQEDPIGVAGGMNLYGYAAGDPINGADPFGLATDSTKKGTAVTDPNQAESTPASTVVSIARLGNVPGGTSGYFNNMKVEALDAGVDLFLAANAAGDVIVSGRGRVRIHMNGVPDPILTRAAANLTTGDFELSGRLNFFLPLSVNVKGNFKQPPAPVPAPPPAQAGPPKCMRAIGCRY